The window ATTGGAACGGTATTTGGCGCGGCATGGGCATTTGTGAAAACATTGGACCTCGCATCATATAAGGTGCATACATCGGATAGCGCATCGGCATTTGCATAGGCATAGAGTTCATGAAAAAACCATTTGGATAATAAAACGGAGGACGCATAATAAGCTCCTTTCTTTAATTCAGCATTATTTTGCTAAAATGGACAATTAATTCGCATTTTTTTTCCCTATTCCCTCATTCCTGTTTGACGACAAAACTATTTATCGTTATGATATGCAGATGGTCACTTAAATGTACGAAACATGGTACAATAGGACAGATGTTAGGAGGTACGAAACATGTCAAAATATACTGATTATAATTTCAAGCCATTTTTGCAGGACGCCATTGCAAAGCTTGGATTTACAGAGCCGACACCGATTCAAAAAGAAATTATTCCACTCGTACTAAAGGGGAAAAGTGCGATTGGACAAGCACATACTGGTACAGGGAAAACGCATAGTTTTTTATTACCAATTGTGGAACGTATTCAAGAGGAAAAACAAGAGGTGCAAGCAGTTATCACATCTCCAACACGTGAGCTTGCGCAACAAATTTTTGATGCGTTAAACCAGTTAACAGAAGGCACGGAAATTACTTCAAAATTATTTATCGGCGGAACAGATAAACAGCGTTCAATCGACCGATTAAAAACACAACCTCAAATTGTTGTAGGTACACCAGGTCGTATTCGCGATTTAGTAAAAGAAAACGCCTTACTAGTACACACTGCGCCAATTTTAGTTATTGATGAGGCAGATTTAGCCTTTGATATGGGCTTTATCGAGGAAATCGATGGCTTTGCTTCAAGCATGCCAGAAAAGCTAGAAATGTTCGTATTTTCAGCGACAATTCCAGAAAAATTAAAGCCGTTCTTAAAGAAATATATGGATGCACCAACACATGTGCATATGAATGATAAACGCCCTGTTGCGGAAGGCCTTGATTTTGTATTAGTACCTGTACGTTCAAAATCACGTAACTCACGTTTATTGGATGTCATGAAAGGGATCAATCCATTTTTAGCAGTCGTATTTTGTAACACACGTAAAAATGCAGAGTCTGTTGCGACATTTTTAGCAGAGCAAGGCATTCGTGTAGGACAAATTCATGGGGATTTATCACCACGTGACCGTAAAAAAATGATGAAGCAAGTTCGTGATTTAGAATTCCAATACATCGTAGCAACTGACCTTGCAGCGCGTGGAATTGATATTCAAGGGATTTCACACGTAATTAACTATGAGCTTCCAGAAGACTTAGAGTTTTTCGTCCACCGTGTAGGTCGTACCGCTCGTGCTGGCACAAAAGGAACAGCGATTACATTGTTCCAGCCAGAAGATGAAGATGCAATTGTTCGTATCGAAAAAATGGGTATTCCATTTGTACAAAAAGATGTGAAAAATGGTGAATGGTCAGAACTGAAAGAGCGTCACTCACGAAAAAACCGTGTGAAGCAAGCAGACGAAATCGACTTAAAAGCGAAAGCCCTTGTTCGAAAACCGAAAAAGGTAAAACCAGGGTATAAACGTAATATGAAGTGGGAAATGGAAAAAGTTAAAAAACGCGAACGTCGTATTAAACGTCGTACAAATAAATAGGGGGGAATATTGATGTTGCTAGGTTCTCACGTATCCATGAGCGGTAAGAAAATGTTACTTGGTGCAAGTGAAGAGGCACTTTCTTATGGAGCGAATACATTCATGATTTATACAGGTGCGCCGCAAAATACGCGCCGTAAGCCAATTGAAGAATTGAATATTGCGAAAGGTCTTATGCATATGCAAGAACATGGCATGAGCAATATTGTCGTCCACGCGCCATATATTATTAATCTTGGAAATACGACAAAACCCGAAACGTTTGAGCTTGGTGTAAATTTCCTGCAAGAAGAAATTAAACGTACTGCAGCACTAGAAGCAAAACAAATTGTCTTGCATCCAGGTGCGCATGTCGGTGCAGGAGTAGACGCTGGGATTGCGAGAATTGTGGAAGGGTTAAATGAAGTACTTTCACAAGATTATCCAGTTCAAATTGCACTGGAAACGATGGCTGGCAAAGGCACTGAAATCGGCCGCAATTTTGAAGAGCTTGCGCGTATTTTTGATGGTGTAACGAATAACGAACGATTATCCGTTTGTTTCGATACATGTCATACACATGACGCAGGCTATGATGTCGTAAATGATTTTGATGGTGTATTAAATGAATTCGACAAAATTATTGGCTTAGATCGATTAAAAGTACTGCACATTAATGATTCCAAAAACGTACGTGGTGCTGGGAAAGACCGTCACGAAAACATTGGTTTTGGTGAGCTTGGTTTTGAGGCGATGAACTATATTGTGCATCACCCACAGTTAATGCACGTACCGAAAATTTTAGAAACGCCATTTGTAGGGGCAGACGCGAAAAATAAGCAAGCGCCTTATAAAGAAGAAATCGCCATGCTGCGAGATGGCAAGTTCCAACCAGAGCTAATCGACGCAATGCGCGGGTAGTTTTGGTGGAGGAATTTCAATAGCTAGCAAAAAGGTCTATCAAATTACAATTTGATAGACCTTTTTGTTTTGATTTAAAATGAGTAAATCCTATATAGACACCTAGAATTATTAGCAGGGCGGCAATTCTGATATCTGGTAACTTATCATAACGATAAGCGCGTGGGAAACCTTTCCCACCTCAAA is drawn from Solibacillus sp. R5-41 and contains these coding sequences:
- a CDS encoding DEAD/DEAH box helicase; this encodes MSKYTDYNFKPFLQDAIAKLGFTEPTPIQKEIIPLVLKGKSAIGQAHTGTGKTHSFLLPIVERIQEEKQEVQAVITSPTRELAQQIFDALNQLTEGTEITSKLFIGGTDKQRSIDRLKTQPQIVVGTPGRIRDLVKENALLVHTAPILVIDEADLAFDMGFIEEIDGFASSMPEKLEMFVFSATIPEKLKPFLKKYMDAPTHVHMNDKRPVAEGLDFVLVPVRSKSRNSRLLDVMKGINPFLAVVFCNTRKNAESVATFLAEQGIRVGQIHGDLSPRDRKKMMKQVRDLEFQYIVATDLAARGIDIQGISHVINYELPEDLEFFVHRVGRTARAGTKGTAITLFQPEDEDAIVRIEKMGIPFVQKDVKNGEWSELKERHSRKNRVKQADEIDLKAKALVRKPKKVKPGYKRNMKWEMEKVKKRERRIKRRTNK
- a CDS encoding deoxyribonuclease IV, with translation MLLGSHVSMSGKKMLLGASEEALSYGANTFMIYTGAPQNTRRKPIEELNIAKGLMHMQEHGMSNIVVHAPYIINLGNTTKPETFELGVNFLQEEIKRTAALEAKQIVLHPGAHVGAGVDAGIARIVEGLNEVLSQDYPVQIALETMAGKGTEIGRNFEELARIFDGVTNNERLSVCFDTCHTHDAGYDVVNDFDGVLNEFDKIIGLDRLKVLHINDSKNVRGAGKDRHENIGFGELGFEAMNYIVHHPQLMHVPKILETPFVGADAKNKQAPYKEEIAMLRDGKFQPELIDAMRG